The following is a genomic window from Solanum lycopersicum chromosome 6, SLM_r2.1.
CctgatttttttcatattattaaacaaaactatatataaagtGAACTTCATTCACCATATGTACAAAATTCACAGGCCTCAAACAATATAACAAGTTTGGGCAAAAAAATCCACATATGTTCCGCAACTTTCTCCCAATGAAAGTGTGGTGCATAGTATCTCTTAAGGTGAGTAATGTATGGGCATCAACCATGCATATATACCACAATGATTATTCATACACCATTCTATATATGTGGTTTACCCTTTTCTTTTCATCTGGACtcatatataatatcatgagTAAATGATAGAGGAACTTTTGACCAATTGTAATTTTAGGCCGCCAATTGTAATAAAGTGATGTGTGTCACAAATTCAAAAAACGGTTGCCAAATATAATTTCAGAGAATCAAATTACTGCCTTTCGgactataattaataatatccTGATCGATCTCTATATaacaaaacaattattttttataatattatatcaataaggtttattttaaaattaattttacatatcacttaataaaaaaatattcaaataaacaaCATTGTATAAAAGCAAatgaatgttaataataattttaatcaaaagtTGAAATTCAATGGGCCTTATTAAGGTGGAGGTCAAGCTTCACTACAAGATCGGGGAAGAAATAGGTATGGAGAAAAGTTTGCTATAACATAAATTGGATAAACAAAAAATCCGTAAGCCTTATCTTTCAAGCAAGTTCAAATAATTTAGAAGCCgctttctaaaattttaaaacggaTGGTTTTAAGTCCAGAATCATATTTTGATTATAGAGTATAGGTTGATGACAAGTTGATTAGAAAATTGGTGAATCAATAGGTTTTGCTCATGTTTACGCTTTCAAGAGAAATTCTATCCTCCATGGTGAatatattgtataaaaaaagGATGCTTACTTTTTAGAGTAATCTTCTCGATTTCTGAATGAAAAGACTTGATCGAAGACAAAATTCAATGTAAAATTCGCaacttttgaagaaaaataaaaataacaagataaAAGTTTTGCTTACTTATTTCTCTATCTAAATAAGAGAAGGGGAATTTAAGTTTATAGCGTATCGAAAAAGTGATAAGAAGGTCAAATCTTGCTACTTTAATCATATGCTTAACATATATAAGTTGATTAGTTCTTTATAGGCTAAGAAAGTCATTGATTCGACCAACagaattatttaaataactaaaatagtAAACCTACCTACTCACAATTGATAAAccaaaatactaataatattttgtctttttgatataaatttggTTAAAAACAGAGAGTTTAAAAGTGAAATGTATGTTTATGGTCCCTCATTTACTTGTGAATTTCTTCAGATATAATGAATTACTAGCCATGAAAATGTAAATATTCACgtattatgttttctttattattattaattattgttactCAATATTTTGCACATagtatttttacaaaaatagttTACAATTTAGATAACTTTTACATAAAAGTATCAATATACACATTTTAATTGTTctctagatttttcttttatccgTCGTTTAAAGTTTACCACACccattaaataaatatacttaatatactttttcttaaccaaagtttattttttggttAGCCAGAAAAGATATATTTTGGCTAAATCACCCCCTTTTCTATATTTTCATTACTTGATCAATTAGTTACAATACGCTTTCAGGGAGTTCGACAGGAACAATtagtactttttaaaattttgaagtgacAAATATAAGGGACCAGAGGAAGTAATTAATTGAATATTACGTGCATGAAGTAATTATGGACataatagttaaataaatacttaaatttgattttaactGATGAATAATCCTACTAACTTTGAAAATACAGGTCTAAACGCCTCAACTTTATCTTACTAAGTAACTAAACACTTAAAGTCGTAATTATAGGACGTgacatataaattttgaatataatgtggGTATTAGTTTAGTTATGTATGATTTAAGTTATACACGTAATAATTGTACAGTAtttaataatacatatattagttaTATCGAATTTAGTAATGCATGtaataattatgtaaatattagtTATGTAGAGATTGCAATATATTAGTAagacaatttttatttcttaatttcaaAAGTTATTTGTGAGGTAGTATttattataacattaaaataaccAACTTTATAAGTAACacagtaaaataaaataaataccaatagctaaaaataacaaataactaAAACTAATTAAGTAATTTGTATTTAATATGATTAAGTAATTAAGcaatatgtaatttaaattaaactaaaaaatagataacgaaaattttttagaagttgtatttttaagaaaaaaaattagaacttgaatttttaagcaaaaaaattaaaacttttaattttaactaaaaagAGAACAACAAACGAGAATTTAAGCAAAGAAACTAAGcaattatcaaaacaaaaaaagaactcaaagaaaaaaatgatacttttttaatatatattgattttttttatatgttgttgATTAATATATGTTTAAGGGGAACTTAATAGGGGTGAATATGTACATGttaatacatgtataattaACAcctacataatttatttttccttctatccgcataaattatatacaaagtTCTTCATAAGTtatatagaattaaaaaaaaatgtaaccaAGCAtcgtataaaaataatatatgaataactTTTATACAATATctgaaaatttatcaatcaaacattgaataaattaatacatgaataactttTATTCTATTTGTAAATTaaacatgatataaaattaatatatatatatatatatatatatatatatatatatatataaccaaattattcatatattattagCTTTGATCTTATCCAACTATCAAACGACTCCTAAACATAtctactaaaaattaaaatatttagttacgAGCTAATACAGAATTTGAGTTTTTAATATTACATGAATCAATAATTAATTGGGACCATCGGACCAAAAATGTAATGAAGAATCGAAGAATAAAATGAATTCAGTCTTACCGTagtacaaatttatttttaaaattttagccACGAAGATACAaaacatgaaattatatatttcttctgttttaaaaagaataattttttttagtaacattttaatttagcTTTTCACGTGCATGTTTAAGGctgcaaaattaaaaaaatttatacatttaatctaactttaatttagaactataaaatttaaaaatcctctttatatttttatattctgtATTAAATCAAATCGAATTATTCTTGAtaaaacagaaaaagtaatataCGTACATAAAATGGGGGCATGTGTCAAGGGGGGCACGTTGTTAGTCTCGATTATGCAAAATAGTCAACTTCAGAACTTTTCTCCCTAGACTTGTTCTCGaaagtaatttattttctcaactCACTTCacttatttgtatattctaatcaaattatttagtataaattaaatagaaaacaatttaTATACTCTAATCAAATTGTTTcgcataaatataatttatatactcCAACCTCAGAGAATGATATATATAACAAGAGGACACGAGCTTGCAAGTTGAAGGTATAATATTTGGTCACTACAGCTAACCAGTCATCGTGCACACACATTTCATAATTCCGGTCTCATGAATatttctaatataattttaataaattttaaatcatacAAGTACATATTATTGGTGTACaaaattgtttatataattatatcatcCAAATTATAAGTAAgcctttttaaaatattatgttttataaGTTGGAAAATGAAACAGGACTTGGTAATGAAAAgatcatttatatatatcaatGGATATAAGGAAAAGAGTCAAAAATATTCaactttgatttattatttgacttTGCACTTAccgttaaaatgaagttaaatttgtcattttcgttactaagaaaataaagaaaacgtTTGAATTTTATAGTACTAAACGTGCAAATATTTCAACATTATCAAATTTCCTAAAATATTTCAGACATTATAAAATTTCCTAACCACCCTCAAAACATTAGCCAAGTGTATGCTCTATATAAAGTGTACATTATTCTTTTGCATATTAATGTCCCATACTTACCAAAAATATGGAACTCCCAATCCTTgttattatcttcatctcattTATCTTGTTCATTATCAAGCCATATATCAATTCTAAACCCAATAAACTACCACCAGGTCCTACTGGTCTCCCAATAATCGGCTCACTCTTAAAACTAGGTACAAAACCTAACCAATCACTAGCCGAGCTAGCCAAAAAACATGGCCCTCTCATGACTCTACAGCTCGGCTCACTCACAACCATAGTAGTCTCCTCAGCCAAAGTAGCCAAAGAGATTCTCCACAAACACGACGAAACTTTCTCAGCACGTATTGTCCCTGTAGCCGTAGCTGCTCAGCCGAACCCTGAAGCCACGTTAGCATGGGTTAACGGCGATCACATgtggaaaaaaaagagaaggttTCTAAGTACGCAAATGTTTAATAATCAACGGCTTGATTTGCTTCAAGAACTACGTCACCAAAAAGCGGAACAACTAGTGAGCCATATAAGGAGCCAGTGTGAGAGTGGCTCCGCTGTTGATATTGGACGGGTCGCGTTCGCGACCACGTTGAATTTAATATCGAACACGATATTTTCGATCGATATGGTGGATACGGAATTTAAAACGGCTCATGAGTTTAAGGAATTGGTTTGGACAGTTATGGAAGATGCCGGGGTACCAAATCTATCTGATTTTTTTCCGGTTTTAAAGTGGTTAGATTTGCAAGGAGTACGGAAGCGTATAAAGCCAGCGTATTTAAGGTTGCatgaaatatttgaagaaaatattgaaaagagaATAGAAGCTAGAGCTATAGGGATGAAGAAAAAAGGGGATTTTTTGGATATACTTCTTGATCAATGTGAAGATGATGGGTCTGGATTTGGTACAAATATCAAGCCTCTTATGGTGGTAAGTAATAATTGCAcatcttcattatttttttgataagaaCAAATATAATATCAGGCTATCAGATAACTACTTTTGACAGATAAAAAAGATttcaagattttttaaaaatattcatccctcggaaaaatgaaattttgagagGTGTGAGGAAAATATTATAGTGTACTTTTATTAaacatgaaatttaagaaagactattaaaattttaaaaaagttatatttaactGAAATTTGTTAATATTCTACTTGTGCATATTAAAACTTCAAGGTTTACTAGAACTATTACTCAACAAAAAATAAGAGCTTTAGTTTCGGCTCATCGGGATAGGGACAGGACCAAACATAGAACTTGTCAAAAAATATATGGCAAAATGGGTCCCAAACGTTACCGTCAATGTAACAGATATAAAATATCTAGATTAAATGtggttattaaaaaaacatactttTCTTGTTCTACAAAGCAAATTGTCATCATACATTTGTGCATTGATTTAAGAAATGAAAAGACTTCCTATAGGTAAGTTTTAAATAATAAGTGGTACAAAATATTAAGCGTCAGTCCTGTCTACGGGCAAATTTATAGGTAAGATATGGGAAACGTAAACTAGTATTAATTCGATAtaattaaatactttttaaaataattttattttttaatatttatgttataaaaaaaaaatcaaatcctGCACTTCAGTCAAAACCAAGTTAGCTACTATAGGACTAGGAATCCTTTTCTAAAAGTCCCTTAGGCTAATTTTATAAATGACTAgcaatcatttttattttttttggtgcaCTCATAGTCTAAATATCTTAGCACTCAGAAAACAAATGAATATTTGGTGAGATTAAaacaaaaagtataaaattaattattttgaaatacatCAATTATTATTCAGAAAGAATTAATAAAGATACGAttgttacataaattaaaatagaaaagtaaCATGTATATGTTTATGGCATGTCAGGATTTATTCATTGCGGGAAGTGATACATCGGCCATAACAACAGAATGGGCAATGGCAGAACTTCTTCGAAAACCTGAAGAACTCAACAAAGTACGACAAGAAATAATGGAACAAATAGGTCTAGAAAGAGCAGTTAAAGAATCAGACATGGACAAACTCCCATATCTTCAAGCAGTTGTAAAAGAAACGATGAGACTTCACCCCGCAGTTCCATTACTATTACCGCACAAAGCACAAAATGACATACAAGTGTTGGGCTTCAACGTGCCTAAATACAGTCAAGTTTTCGTGAATGCATGGGCAATCGGAAGAGATCCCAAGTCGTGGGAAAGGGCACTAGAGTTTTTGCCTCAAAGATTCATCGAATCTAACGTGGATTATAAAGGTAGGGATTTTGAGTTTATTCCATTTGGCGCGGGGAGGAGGATTTGTCCTGGAATACCGCTGGCTATAAGAATGGTGAATTTAATGTTGGCTTCTGTTATTCAACCATTTAAATGGAAGTTACCTGATGGAATGGCTCCGGAGGAATTGAACATGGAGGAACAATTTGGAGTAAGTTTGAGGAAGGCTGTTCCTCTTGTTGCAGTTCCTAGTATGGAAGAAAAATAatcttcttttaatttattcctgatttaattttaatttgcaATTGTTCTTCTTTACCTTGTTAATGTGATTGTGCGAAGTGTATTTATGTAATGTTTGGcttaataatttgtttttaaaaacttttggAAACAAGAAACTTGAAATTAATGAGCAACTTTTGGACGTTGCCCTTGTCTACTTAATTGTTCTATCCAAAGAGAAAATTGATTTTTGCATCGGTAAACtttgattttatgtttaattttgaaGCCGCATTAAATAGTGGCGGACTCAGGATTTTCAATAAATGGGTTCAAAGTTCGTAGAAATAGACATACGGAGTAGCTGAAGAAGATTCCacatatactatatatacataaaatattattttataaataatataatttttcatcgaAAAAGGGTTCGGATGAAACCCCTTGTACCAAGGTGGCTCCGCCCCTGAcaataaatatgcatattaaCAAAAAGTGATATACTaacattaattagttaattgttATTGAATCCTCGCTAAAGTCAAAAGTGATATActagtattaattaattaattgcttTCGGATCCTCGCTAAAGActttagaaatatttaaagaaGTGTGTTTCTAAAGACTTCaggaatattaaaaaaagtgttATTGCCATTAAAAGAATTTACATATTAAATTACACTTAAATTATTATCgttaattaattatcaattattttattatagtgtGAACACACATGGTTTAATATTCGTATTATTATAAAGTTTTTAGAAAACagaaatatacataataaaataagtaagtaGAAAAGAGTTTACAAGACGACTAAGATGAGAATACCCCACTGGCCACTGTGAATACTATTCAAGGGACACTGAATGAGAATACAGGGACAGGGACTGGGACAGTGGCGagaaatttcatttattcatcattttaataatttaatttattttaaaaattcataaaacaacataataaggaaaaaaagtcaaatttttttaaaaataatcactaAAATGgggcaaaaataaaaaaaaaccgcTAAATATGACATGACAAAGTATGTTCAATTTAGCGCATGGGGAGGGGGGAAGGGGTGTTGCTCCATTTTTCcatttactttttatatgtTCAACCTCCTCCATAAAAATTCTAGCCCCTCACTGAATATAGgacacaatttttttcaaatgtcaAACATAGTAATACtcgttttcaaaattttctggCTTGAAAACGATTTATACCTAATTacctataatttttaaatttcaattttctatatgagatatttaagatcataagattaaaaaatattttaatattttgcatatccttatttaattaagacaataaattcataaaccttctttatttacttaaatttcatttcaagtcaaattaaaaaaaaaaaagaaaaaaataaagggatCAAAAATACCATGAACGTTACAAGAAGggtaaaaaaatagagaaactttcacatatagccacttaaaaataattaattaccctccatagctatagtttgataattacaattaatAGGTACATGTTATATGAAGgaaagaggcgagcgagactgggagagagagaggggaaaaTAGTGGGAGaaaagtgaattgtatatgtatattagttagataattgtatattatatatatgtatttgtatatatggcaagagagacagggagaggaaggagagaggcgagcgagagaggacagAAAGtaggagaaaggtgaattgtatatgtatataattgtatataactgtatattatacatatgcatttatATAAATGGCAAGAGAgtttgggagagggaggagagaggcgagtgagattgagaaagggaggagagagggcagagagtgggagagaggtgaattgtatatgtatataggttaaaaagttgtatactatacatatatattttggcAAATTATACAAACTGAAAGTCAACTCACGTAATTAATACATAATGTTAGTCGTGAGTGGTAATTGTAGCAAACTATatctatgatgagtaattaaatagtataaatttgcttTGTTGCataattttccctaaaaattATACcctaatatgaatttatttaatagaaaaaacaaaaaaaattatttaagcgTATATGATCTAGGTCATTTGTGTAATAACAAAGATATATATGCAGCacgattttaattttaataaggtATATTCATTCTAAATAGCTGAGAATTTGAAATGGTCTTTAATTACCTAGGTTTGGCCGAAAATATCCCTGATAAAACCCAAAAACCTGGCGCCAAAAGATCTTCATacaatattcttatttttctcattttagaTAAAAACTAAAGCAAGTTaacgataaaaataaaaatctacaaAATAAGCAAGTCACACCCTCTTCTTAACTAATGAGTAGCCATAAA
Proteins encoded in this region:
- the LOC101257867 gene encoding geraniol 8-hydroxylase; the encoded protein is MELPILVIIFISFILFIIKPYINSKPNKLPPGPTGLPIIGSLLKLGTKPNQSLAELAKKHGPLMTLQLGSLTTIVVSSAKVAKEILHKHDETFSARIVPVAVAAQPNPEATLAWVNGDHMWKKKRRFLSTQMFNNQRLDLLQELRHQKAEQLVSHIRSQCESGSAVDIGRVAFATTLNLISNTIFSIDMVDTEFKTAHEFKELVWTVMEDAGVPNLSDFFPVLKWLDLQGVRKRIKPAYLRLHEIFEENIEKRIEARAIGMKKKGDFLDILLDQCEDDGSGFGTNIKPLMVDLFIAGSDTSAITTEWAMAELLRKPEELNKVRQEIMEQIGLERAVKESDMDKLPYLQAVVKETMRLHPAVPLLLPHKAQNDIQVLGFNVPKYSQVFVNAWAIGRDPKSWERALEFLPQRFIESNVDYKGRDFEFIPFGAGRRICPGIPLAIRMVNLMLASVIQPFKWKLPDGMAPEELNMEEQFGVSLRKAVPLVAVPSMEEK